Proteins co-encoded in one Xanthomonas campestris pv. badrii genomic window:
- a CDS encoding glycoside hydrolase family 15 protein, whose amino-acid sequence MSVRIEDHAMLGNCHSAALVDHLGTIDWLCLPRFDSDAVFAALLGDEQHGQWALAPAADFRSERAYEDDSLVLCTRLITDTGTVELVDFMAATENGELHQHLVRIVRCVQGEVPMHMRLTFRFNYGRTVPWVTRIDGGIRATAGPDQLALRSPQELHGQDLGTEADFTLRDGESTWFVLSHGASHLPTPPPIDPEQARQRTTAFWHGWARRCNDVGPWTQQVRRSLVVLKGLSYLPTGGIVAAPTASLPEHLGGTRNWDYRYCWLRDSVFTLIALLQAGYRDEAASFRDWVQRTIAGSPDQLQALYGIGGERRLQEWEAHWLPGYENSGPVRIGNGAVDQFQLDVYGELIGAFHYAREKGVALPSDDDGSSAALLENILDTLEGLWRQPDEGIWEIRDERRHFVHSKVMAWLAFDCGTRDGITNADAAKRARWGAIAEEIRAEVLEKGVHPDGHFVQSYGSDRLDASLLLIPIVGFLPPEDPRIAATADAIARELTIDGLVERYRADDSADGLPAGEGTFLACSFWLVENYALIGRTDEARALLERLLGLCNDVGLLAEEYDPRAKRMLGNFPQGYSHVALVNAALRLHGRMGEKETHP is encoded by the coding sequence ATGAGCGTTCGTATCGAAGACCACGCCATGCTGGGCAACTGCCACAGCGCGGCCCTGGTGGACCACCTTGGCACCATCGACTGGCTATGTCTGCCACGCTTCGATTCCGATGCGGTCTTCGCTGCATTGCTGGGCGACGAGCAGCACGGGCAGTGGGCACTGGCGCCCGCAGCCGATTTCCGCAGCGAGCGCGCCTATGAAGACGACAGCCTGGTGCTGTGCACGCGGTTGATCACTGACACCGGTACGGTGGAACTGGTTGACTTCATGGCCGCCACCGAAAATGGCGAGCTGCACCAACACCTGGTGCGCATCGTGCGCTGCGTGCAGGGCGAAGTGCCCATGCACATGCGGCTGACCTTCCGTTTCAATTACGGCCGCACCGTGCCGTGGGTGACCCGTATCGATGGCGGCATCCGCGCCACCGCCGGGCCCGATCAGCTTGCGCTGCGTTCGCCACAGGAGCTGCATGGTCAGGACCTGGGCACAGAAGCCGACTTCACCCTGCGCGATGGCGAGAGCACCTGGTTCGTGCTCAGCCATGGCGCGTCGCATCTGCCCACGCCGCCGCCGATCGACCCGGAACAGGCGCGGCAACGCACCACCGCGTTCTGGCACGGCTGGGCGCGCCGCTGCAATGACGTGGGGCCGTGGACCCAGCAGGTGCGCCGCTCCCTGGTGGTGCTCAAGGGCCTGAGCTATCTGCCCACCGGCGGCATTGTCGCCGCGCCCACTGCCTCGCTGCCCGAGCACCTGGGCGGTACCCGCAACTGGGATTACCGCTATTGCTGGCTACGCGATTCGGTCTTTACGCTGATCGCGTTGCTGCAAGCGGGCTATCGCGACGAAGCTGCCTCGTTTCGCGACTGGGTCCAGCGCACCATCGCCGGGTCGCCGGATCAATTGCAGGCGCTCTACGGCATCGGTGGCGAACGCCGCTTGCAGGAGTGGGAGGCGCACTGGCTGCCCGGTTATGAAAATTCCGGCCCGGTGCGCATCGGCAACGGCGCAGTGGATCAGTTCCAGCTCGATGTCTATGGCGAGCTGATCGGCGCATTCCATTACGCCCGCGAAAAAGGTGTGGCGCTGCCGTCGGACGACGATGGCTCGTCGGCGGCATTGCTGGAAAACATCCTCGACACACTCGAAGGGCTGTGGCGTCAGCCGGACGAAGGCATCTGGGAAATCCGCGACGAGCGCCGTCACTTCGTGCATTCCAAGGTGATGGCGTGGCTGGCGTTCGATTGCGGCACGCGCGACGGCATCACCAACGCCGACGCCGCCAAGCGCGCGCGCTGGGGCGCGATCGCCGAGGAAATCCGCGCCGAAGTGCTGGAAAAAGGCGTGCACCCGGATGGTCACTTCGTGCAGAGCTATGGCTCGGATCGGCTGGATGCGTCGCTGCTGTTGATTCCCATCGTCGGCTTCCTGCCGCCGGAGGATCCACGCATTGCCGCCACCGCCGACGCGATCGCACGCGAGCTGACCATCGATGGCCTGGTCGAACGCTATCGCGCCGACGACAGTGCCGACGGTCTGCCGGCCGGCGAGGGCACCTTTCTGGCCTGCAGTTTCTGGCTGGTGGAAAACTATGCCCTGATCGGTCGCACCGATGAAGCGCGCGCGCTGCTCGAACGATTGCTGGGGCTCTGCAACGACGTGGGCCTGCTCGCAGAAGAGTACGACCCACGCGCAAAACGCATGCTTGGCAACTTCCCCCAAGGGTATTCCCACGTGGCCCTGGTCAATGCGGCATTGCGCCTGCATGGACGCATGGGCGAAAAGGAAACGCATCCATGA
- a CDS encoding low molecular weight protein tyrosine phosphatase family protein, with translation MLFVCSRNRLRSPTAERVFADWPGVQAQSAGLAADAHVQVTPELLQEAEVVLVMERRHLQLLRKRFAAHLRHCRVVCLQIPDDYAYMDPALVRRLEHTVPPLLRLPAQS, from the coding sequence GTGCTGTTCGTGTGCAGCCGCAACCGCCTGCGCAGCCCCACCGCCGAGCGCGTGTTCGCCGACTGGCCCGGCGTGCAGGCGCAATCGGCCGGGCTGGCCGCCGATGCGCACGTGCAGGTCACCCCGGAGCTGTTGCAGGAGGCAGAGGTGGTGCTGGTGATGGAACGGCGCCATCTGCAGCTGCTGCGCAAACGCTTCGCCGCGCATCTGCGCCACTGCCGCGTGGTCTGCCTGCAGATCCCCGACGACTATGCCTACATGGACCCGGCACTGGTTCGCCGGCTGGAACACACGGTGCCACCGCTGCTGCGGTTGCCGGCGCAGTCGTAA
- a CDS encoding ankyrin repeat domain-containing protein has translation MTDPQRAARLRAAALAAAAGVVLSLLGGLGGGIAALSLWLAQPAFALAVSWARGTRALPAQPRAIAHALPPLLAIWGVGLLALAALISWPLTALRDSGSLAAALALSVAISAALLGLWRTWPLWGEVERDGGALAPRWHALATQELHAWRGLLAAALVLAMCTLCVTLAWPGGVSAGLRWGLAIAACVALPAAHLLLQRTAAPSRSTAPAAPQAADFFNEAAAAPRPLEPVAQHQLVPELFEAARSGRVDRALQLLEAGADPQAMPLPEWRDQRSLPALAAVLPDLRLLRELIVRRVDVNQPHRGMTPLLAATRDSWHGRPDAVMTLLANGADPRASDNDGNTPLHHAVRSSDPGVAALLRDAAAELDALNNDGHSPLAMACQVGNWRLAKFLLERGAQSEPEGGAPVLLAAAGTEEDDPAGVQLLLKHKARVDARDRQRRSALHEAALAGHGDIVEALLSAGANLDARDLLGRTPWLDAARQARSAVLERLLARKADVLAIDGEGRNAVMLACAADSVSPALIRRLLELQVPADAADVHGRRAVDVAAEAGRWAIVQLLDPAYPLPAAVSDAPGDTPGVSTLPDRPPLVLLREGLQLGQRDSLGALARLCGPEELGGLLHDAHVALNAEAVDWLLRHGADAEVRDACGDVPMFALLSRGLEAVPALQVLLRHGVSPAGAGGLTRLLSACVQHDAASRGLEQFALELLERGADPFAPSAAGDPPLSLAVRLGWLRLQQWLLEHGVDREARDSHGMTALHLATALGREAALKLLVKQGASPDARAADGQTPLGVALSIGRRDLADWLDWRIWALPRRALREADVPAAAMTGDTDAVRRLIDLGLTVDAVDAQGCTALLRAAGGGHLGVVAHLLSRGADLQRAANSGATPLSAAVSMRQTEIVAALLQAGAQIEHRLPGGVTVLMLACALGMPDIVARLLTAAADVHATDNQGLAPLHCAALYGFTARDTTRLLALLDTLLLAGADPDHLAGGRVSPLLLLLGARAEPGTACDEKVVLAGVERLLDEDVSLEVADQRGFGPLHLAALHGLPLLVQRLLRAGADADRRDALNRTPREIAIMRGFIDVAGQFEPALPGVSSMARFLREGR, from the coding sequence ATGACTGATCCGCAGCGTGCCGCGCGCCTGCGCGCCGCAGCGCTGGCGGCAGCAGCCGGCGTGGTGTTGTCCCTGCTTGGCGGCCTGGGCGGCGGCATTGCCGCACTGAGCCTGTGGCTGGCCCAGCCGGCGTTCGCGCTCGCGGTGTCGTGGGCGCGCGGGACCCGTGCGCTGCCGGCGCAGCCGCGCGCCATCGCACACGCGCTGCCGCCGTTGCTGGCGATCTGGGGGGTGGGCCTGCTGGCGCTGGCTGCATTGATCAGCTGGCCGCTGACTGCGCTGCGCGACAGCGGCAGTCTGGCCGCCGCGCTGGCGCTGAGCGTGGCGATCAGCGCGGCCCTGCTCGGGCTATGGCGGACCTGGCCGTTGTGGGGCGAGGTCGAACGCGATGGCGGCGCGCTGGCGCCACGCTGGCATGCGCTGGCCACGCAGGAACTGCATGCCTGGCGCGGGTTGCTGGCGGCTGCACTGGTGCTGGCGATGTGCACGCTGTGCGTGACCCTGGCCTGGCCGGGCGGCGTGTCCGCCGGGCTGCGTTGGGGCCTGGCGATCGCCGCCTGCGTGGCCTTGCCGGCCGCCCACCTGCTGTTGCAGCGCACCGCCGCGCCATCGCGCAGCACGGCACCGGCCGCCCCGCAGGCGGCTGATTTCTTCAACGAAGCGGCCGCCGCGCCGCGCCCGCTGGAGCCGGTGGCCCAGCATCAGCTGGTACCCGAACTGTTCGAGGCCGCGCGCAGCGGCCGGGTGGATCGCGCGCTGCAGTTGCTGGAGGCCGGTGCCGACCCGCAGGCGATGCCGCTGCCGGAATGGCGCGACCAACGCAGCCTGCCGGCACTGGCCGCGGTGCTGCCGGACCTGCGCCTGCTGCGCGAGTTGATCGTGCGGCGCGTGGACGTCAACCAGCCGCACCGCGGCATGACCCCGCTGCTGGCCGCCACCCGCGACAGCTGGCATGGCCGCCCGGATGCGGTGATGACCCTGCTGGCCAACGGCGCCGATCCGCGCGCCAGCGACAACGACGGCAACACCCCGCTGCACCACGCCGTGCGCAGCTCCGACCCCGGCGTGGCCGCGCTGCTGCGCGATGCCGCCGCAGAGCTCGATGCGCTCAACAACGATGGCCATTCGCCGCTGGCGATGGCCTGCCAGGTCGGCAACTGGCGGTTGGCCAAGTTCCTGCTGGAGCGCGGCGCGCAGTCCGAACCGGAGGGCGGCGCGCCGGTCTTGCTGGCCGCGGCCGGCACCGAAGAAGACGACCCGGCCGGCGTGCAGTTGCTGCTCAAGCACAAGGCGCGCGTGGATGCGCGCGACCGCCAGCGCCGCAGCGCCCTGCACGAAGCCGCACTGGCCGGTCATGGCGACATCGTCGAAGCGCTGCTGTCGGCCGGCGCCAACCTGGATGCGCGCGATCTGCTCGGCCGCACTCCGTGGCTGGATGCCGCCCGTCAGGCGCGCAGTGCGGTGCTCGAACGCCTGCTCGCACGCAAGGCCGACGTGCTGGCCATCGATGGCGAAGGGCGCAATGCGGTGATGCTGGCCTGTGCGGCCGATAGCGTCTCGCCGGCACTGATCCGCCGCCTGCTCGAATTGCAGGTGCCGGCCGATGCCGCCGATGTGCACGGCCGCCGTGCGGTGGACGTGGCGGCCGAAGCCGGGCGCTGGGCCATCGTGCAGTTGCTCGATCCCGCCTATCCGCTGCCGGCCGCGGTCAGCGATGCCCCCGGCGATACCCCGGGCGTTTCCACGTTGCCGGACCGCCCGCCGCTGGTGCTGCTGCGCGAGGGTCTGCAGCTCGGCCAGCGCGACAGCCTGGGCGCGCTGGCCAGGCTGTGCGGGCCGGAAGAACTCGGCGGCCTGCTGCACGATGCGCATGTGGCCTTGAATGCCGAGGCGGTGGACTGGCTGCTGCGCCACGGCGCCGATGCCGAGGTGCGCGACGCCTGCGGCGATGTGCCGATGTTCGCGCTGCTCTCGCGCGGCCTGGAGGCCGTGCCTGCCCTGCAGGTGCTGCTGCGCCATGGCGTCTCGCCGGCCGGTGCCGGTGGCCTGACCCGCTTGCTCAGCGCCTGCGTGCAGCACGATGCCGCCTCGCGGGGGCTGGAACAGTTCGCGTTGGAGTTGCTCGAGCGGGGTGCCGACCCGTTCGCGCCCTCGGCCGCGGGCGACCCGCCGTTGTCGCTGGCCGTGCGGCTGGGCTGGCTGCGCCTGCAACAGTGGTTGCTGGAACACGGCGTGGACCGCGAGGCGCGCGACAGCCACGGCATGACGGCGCTGCACCTGGCCACCGCACTGGGCCGCGAGGCGGCGCTGAAATTGCTGGTCAAGCAGGGCGCCTCGCCGGACGCGCGCGCTGCCGATGGGCAGACCCCGCTGGGCGTGGCGCTGTCGATCGGGCGTCGCGATCTGGCCGACTGGCTGGACTGGCGGATCTGGGCGCTGCCGCGCCGCGCATTGCGCGAGGCGGACGTGCCGGCGGCTGCGATGACCGGCGACACCGATGCGGTGCGCCGCCTGATCGACCTCGGCCTCACCGTCGATGCGGTCGATGCGCAGGGCTGCACCGCGCTGCTGCGCGCGGCCGGCGGCGGCCATCTGGGCGTGGTGGCGCACCTGCTGAGCCGTGGCGCCGATCTGCAGCGCGCTGCCAACAGTGGCGCCACGCCGTTGTCGGCGGCGGTGAGCATGCGCCAGACCGAGATCGTGGCCGCCCTGCTGCAGGCCGGCGCGCAGATCGAGCACCGCCTGCCGGGCGGGGTTACCGTGCTGATGCTGGCCTGCGCGCTGGGCATGCCGGATATCGTGGCGCGCCTGCTCACCGCCGCCGCCGACGTGCACGCCACCGACAACCAGGGCCTGGCGCCGCTGCACTGCGCGGCGTTGTACGGCTTCACCGCACGCGACACCACCCGCCTGCTGGCCCTGCTGGACACGCTGCTGCTGGCCGGCGCCGATCCCGATCATCTGGCCGGTGGCCGGGTCAGCCCGCTGCTGCTGTTGCTGGGCGCACGTGCCGAACCGGGCACTGCCTGCGACGAGAAGGTGGTGCTGGCCGGGGTCGAGCGCCTGCTCGATGAAGACGTGTCGCTGGAGGTTGCCGATCAACGCGGCTTCGGGCCGCTGCACCTGGCCGCCCTGCATGGCCTGCCGCTGCTGGTGCAGCGCCTGCTGCGCGCCGGTGCCGACGCCGACCGCCGCGACGCGCTCAACCGCACCCCACGCGAGATCGCCATCATGCGCGGCTTCATCGATGTGGCGGGCCAGTTCGAACCGGCGTTGCCGGGCGTCTCGTCGATGGCGCGCTTCCTGCGCGAGGGGCGCTGA
- a CDS encoding YcgL domain-containing protein, with protein sequence MHAYVYKSQRKQDTFVYLATRDDFAGLPAAVHAQLAPFAFVLEVVLTPERRLAQADAVTVREALGKHGFYLQLPKTVVLAGECDHD encoded by the coding sequence ATGCACGCCTACGTCTATAAAAGCCAACGCAAGCAGGACACCTTCGTCTATCTCGCCACGCGTGACGACTTCGCCGGTCTTCCTGCTGCCGTGCACGCGCAGTTGGCGCCGTTTGCCTTCGTGCTGGAGGTGGTATTGACGCCGGAGCGCCGGCTGGCGCAGGCCGACGCGGTCACGGTGCGCGAGGCGCTGGGCAAGCACGGCTTCTATCTGCAATTGCCCAAGACCGTGGTGCTGGCAGGCGAGTGCGACCATGACTGA
- a CDS encoding beta-ketoacyl-[acyl-carrier-protein] synthase family protein, whose protein sequence is MAPVAVTAYTSTTALGAGLAAQAAALQARRSGLRRNDFGPQPLPCWIGRVDGVEEVVLPDALQRWDCRNNRLAWLALQQDGLLDAAQAAAQRYGAERVAVIIGTSTSSIGASEEAYTRLVEDADGARFPPDLDRQIVHTPHSLGDFVQHATGLRGPSVTVATACSSSAKVFAQAARLIEAGVIDAALVGGVDTLCGSVLFGFNSLQVVAPEPCQPFDARRVGLSLGEAGGFALVERTAAAPDAAVWLYGYGESSDAHHMSAPHPQGLGAQLAMRGALQRAGVEPAAVGYLNLHGTATPANDSVEAAAVAAIFPDTLHASSTKAWTGHTLGAAGIVESVIALLALRDGLLPGTLNSDVPDPACGPQIRFDNAHTRIDYAMNNSFGFGGNNCSLLFGRAR, encoded by the coding sequence ATGGCCCCGGTCGCCGTCACCGCCTACACCTCCACCACCGCGCTCGGCGCCGGGCTCGCCGCCCAGGCCGCCGCCTTGCAGGCGCGCCGCAGCGGCCTGCGTCGCAACGATTTCGGGCCGCAACCGCTGCCGTGCTGGATCGGCCGCGTCGACGGCGTGGAAGAGGTAGTCCTTCCCGATGCACTGCAGCGCTGGGACTGCCGCAACAACCGCCTGGCCTGGCTGGCGCTGCAGCAGGACGGCCTGCTGGACGCGGCGCAGGCTGCCGCGCAGCGCTACGGCGCCGAGCGCGTGGCGGTGATCATCGGCACCTCCACTTCCAGCATCGGTGCCAGCGAAGAGGCCTATACGCGGCTGGTGGAAGACGCCGACGGCGCGCGCTTCCCGCCGGATCTGGACCGCCAGATCGTGCACACCCCGCATTCGCTGGGCGACTTCGTGCAGCACGCCACCGGCCTGCGCGGCCCCAGCGTGACCGTGGCCACCGCGTGCTCGTCCAGTGCCAAGGTGTTCGCGCAGGCGGCGCGGCTGATCGAGGCCGGGGTGATCGATGCGGCCCTGGTCGGTGGCGTGGATACCTTGTGCGGCAGCGTGCTGTTCGGCTTCAACTCCCTGCAGGTGGTGGCGCCCGAGCCGTGCCAGCCGTTCGATGCGCGGCGCGTGGGCCTGAGCCTGGGGGAGGCCGGCGGCTTTGCGCTGGTCGAACGTACCGCCGCCGCACCGGACGCGGCGGTGTGGCTGTATGGCTATGGCGAATCCAGCGATGCGCACCATATGTCGGCTCCGCACCCGCAGGGGCTGGGCGCGCAGCTGGCGATGCGCGGCGCGCTGCAACGCGCCGGTGTGGAGCCGGCCGCGGTGGGCTATCTGAACCTGCACGGCACGGCCACCCCGGCCAACGACAGCGTGGAAGCGGCCGCGGTGGCGGCGATCTTCCCCGACACCCTGCATGCCAGCTCGACCAAGGCTTGGACCGGCCACACCCTGGGCGCGGCCGGCATCGTGGAATCGGTGATCGCGCTGCTGGCGCTGCGCGACGGCCTGCTGCCGGGCACGCTCAACAGCGACGTGCCCGACCCGGCCTGCGGCCCGCAGATCCGCTTCGACAACGCCCATACCCGGATCGATTACGCCATGAACAATTCCTTCGGCTTTGGCGGCAACAACTGCTCGCTGCTGTTCGGGCGGGCCCGCTGA
- a CDS encoding beta-ketoacyl synthase chain length factor: MLAASIEGIGFWSQGLPSWEAACALVHGAALQQTPARPAPQLLAANERRRAPDTVAVSLEAALAACIAAGRDPTSLPSVFTSTHGDLAITDYMCTTLASDPLAISPTKFHNSVHNAAAGYWTIGAGAMTPATAISASDASFAQGLLEALVQLTAGVEAVLLAGYDARSVGPLGRISPSQGLLGGALVLGSAGQAGKPQLRARLDDGTPSPGDGPLAQQIAGNAMAPMLPLFELLAGRGDGVALQAGPGRVLRVEILP, encoded by the coding sequence ATGCTCGCTGCCAGCATCGAAGGGATCGGCTTCTGGAGCCAGGGCCTGCCCAGCTGGGAGGCCGCATGCGCCTTGGTGCACGGTGCCGCGCTGCAGCAGACCCCGGCACGCCCGGCGCCGCAGCTGCTGGCCGCCAACGAGCGCCGCCGCGCACCGGACACGGTGGCGGTGTCGCTGGAGGCAGCGCTGGCCGCCTGCATCGCTGCCGGCCGCGACCCGACCAGCCTGCCGTCGGTGTTCACCTCCACCCATGGCGACCTGGCCATCACCGATTACATGTGCACCACCCTGGCCAGCGACCCGCTGGCGATCTCGCCGACCAAGTTCCACAACTCCGTGCACAACGCCGCCGCCGGGTACTGGACCATCGGCGCGGGTGCAATGACGCCGGCCACGGCCATCAGCGCCTCCGATGCCAGTTTCGCGCAAGGGCTGCTGGAGGCGTTGGTGCAACTCACCGCCGGCGTGGAGGCCGTGCTGCTGGCCGGCTACGACGCGCGTTCGGTCGGGCCGCTGGGCCGGATCTCGCCCAGCCAGGGCCTGCTCGGCGGCGCCCTGGTGCTCGGCAGCGCCGGCCAGGCAGGCAAGCCGCAGCTGCGTGCGCGATTGGATGATGGCACCCCGTCGCCGGGCGATGGCCCGTTGGCACAGCAGATCGCCGGCAATGCGATGGCGCCGATGCTGCCGTTGTTCGAACTGCTGGCCGGGCGTGGCGACGGCGTGGCGTTGCAGGCCGGCCCTGGCCGGGTCCTGCGCGTGGAGATCCTGCCGTGA
- a CDS encoding glycosyltransferase family 2 protein codes for MSRVPLTPQDTAILVPALNESLRIREVVTDALQHCPQVIVIDDGSDDGTADCIADLPVTVIRHPQRMGKGAALRSGFAKAQQLGMRAVMTMDGDGQHKAADFPRLLAAANRHPGSVVIGARMRKRATQPTIRRIGNDFGDWGIAWGCGFQLVDSQSGQRLYPAAVFTLPNVPGEGFVFEAQLLISAARQAGARVVAVPIETRYAGSAPGTFRKSHFRLVRDLWNITSHVVKQVWAYGHVWREYRRVRANPVIVDDVDGEFATVPAVTKSTHSS; via the coding sequence GTGAGCCGCGTGCCGCTGACGCCGCAGGACACCGCGATCCTGGTGCCGGCGTTGAACGAATCGCTGCGTATCCGCGAAGTGGTCACCGATGCACTGCAGCACTGCCCGCAGGTGATCGTGATCGACGACGGCTCCGACGATGGCACCGCCGATTGCATCGCCGACCTGCCGGTCACCGTGATCCGCCACCCGCAGCGCATGGGCAAGGGCGCCGCCCTGCGCAGCGGCTTTGCCAAGGCCCAGCAGTTGGGCATGCGCGCAGTGATGACCATGGACGGCGATGGCCAGCACAAGGCCGCCGATTTTCCGCGCCTGCTGGCCGCGGCCAACCGCCACCCCGGCAGCGTGGTGATCGGCGCACGCATGCGCAAGCGCGCCACCCAGCCCACCATTCGCCGTATCGGCAACGATTTCGGTGATTGGGGCATCGCCTGGGGCTGCGGTTTCCAGCTGGTGGACAGCCAGAGCGGCCAACGGCTGTATCCGGCGGCGGTGTTCACCCTGCCGAATGTGCCCGGCGAAGGCTTCGTGTTCGAAGCGCAGCTGCTGATTTCGGCCGCACGCCAGGCCGGCGCGCGGGTGGTGGCGGTGCCGATCGAGACCCGCTACGCCGGCAGCGCGCCAGGCACCTTTCGCAAGAGCCATTTCCGGCTGGTGCGCGACCTGTGGAACATCACCTCGCATGTGGTCAAGCAGGTCTGGGCGTATGGCCATGTCTGGCGCGAATATCGCCGCGTGCGCGCCAACCCGGTGATCGTTGACGATGTCGATGGCGAATTTGCTACTGTGCCCGCGGTCACCAAGAGCACCCACTCCTCATGA
- a CDS encoding NAD(P)/FAD-dependent oxidoreductase → MNAARADVVITGGGLAGLSLALQLKQRDPALAITVLERRAHPVREAAFKVGESTVEIGAHYFAQVLDLREHLEIEQIRKFGFRFFFSDKREDIDRCTELGVSKILPTPSWQIDRGRFENFLGERARAQGITFIDGCSVKGVDLAEDDADHAVRYECAGTAGTLQARWVVDASGRAGLLKRKLGLAQDNAHNANAVWWRVEGLIDPNGWSQDSSWLQRCTPPDRWRSTNHMCGPGYWFWLIPLSSGAHSLGIVCDAAMHPLETMNTHEKAMDWLRLHQPQVAATLDSAHYRLQDFLFLRKFSYGCTQVFSAQRWALTGEAGLFLDPFYSPGSDFIAISNTYICELIGRDRAGKSLSPYVELYQQLYFSFYENTLTLYQDQYALFGDEQVMPVKVIWDYTYYWSLLAPLFCSGRIADLSLLARMKADFFYARDMNLAMQRVLHDWGVRNTEQGITGSDGRLLDQYLIGWFNELNGALNDTLDDDAFAARIHRNVAQMAVLAREILQQARQRHPELSDHGLDALTADASGEAILTATWYADAA, encoded by the coding sequence ATGAATGCAGCGCGCGCCGATGTCGTCATTACCGGTGGTGGGTTGGCCGGCCTAAGCCTGGCCTTGCAACTGAAGCAGCGCGACCCTGCGCTGGCCATCACGGTGCTGGAACGGCGCGCCCACCCGGTGCGCGAGGCCGCCTTCAAGGTGGGCGAATCCACGGTGGAGATCGGCGCGCATTACTTCGCCCAGGTACTGGATCTGCGCGAGCATCTGGAGATCGAACAGATCCGCAAGTTCGGGTTCCGTTTCTTCTTCTCCGACAAGCGCGAAGACATCGACCGTTGCACCGAACTGGGCGTGAGCAAGATCCTGCCGACGCCATCGTGGCAGATCGACCGCGGCCGCTTCGAAAACTTCCTTGGCGAGCGCGCCCGCGCGCAGGGCATCACCTTTATCGATGGCTGCAGCGTCAAGGGCGTGGACCTGGCCGAGGACGACGCCGACCATGCGGTGCGTTACGAGTGCGCCGGCACTGCCGGCACGCTGCAGGCGCGCTGGGTGGTGGACGCCAGCGGCCGCGCCGGCCTGCTCAAGCGCAAGCTCGGCCTGGCGCAGGACAACGCACACAATGCCAACGCGGTGTGGTGGCGCGTGGAAGGCTTGATCGACCCCAACGGCTGGTCGCAGGACAGCAGCTGGCTGCAGCGCTGCACCCCGCCGGACCGCTGGCGTTCGACCAATCACATGTGCGGGCCGGGCTATTGGTTCTGGCTGATTCCACTGTCGTCGGGAGCGCATTCGCTGGGCATCGTCTGCGATGCCGCGATGCATCCGCTGGAGACGATGAACACCCACGAAAAAGCCATGGACTGGCTGCGCCTGCATCAACCGCAGGTGGCCGCCACGCTCGACAGTGCGCACTACCGGCTGCAGGATTTCCTGTTCCTGCGCAAGTTCTCCTATGGCTGCACGCAGGTGTTCTCCGCGCAGCGCTGGGCGCTCACCGGCGAGGCCGGCCTGTTCCTGGATCCGTTCTATTCGCCCGGCAGCGACTTCATCGCGATTTCCAACACCTATATCTGCGAGCTGATCGGCCGCGACCGCGCCGGCAAATCGCTCAGCCCGTATGTGGAGCTGTACCAGCAGCTGTATTTTTCGTTCTACGAAAACACCCTGACGCTGTACCAGGATCAATATGCCTTGTTCGGCGACGAGCAGGTCATGCCGGTCAAGGTGATCTGGGATTACACCTATTACTGGTCGCTGCTGGCGCCGCTGTTCTGCTCAGGGCGCATCGCCGACCTGAGCCTGCTGGCGCGCATGAAGGCAGACTTTTTCTACGCGCGCGACATGAATCTGGCCATGCAGCGCGTCTTGCACGACTGGGGCGTGCGCAACACCGAACAGGGCATCACCGGCAGCGATGGACGCCTGCTGGACCAGTATCTGATCGGCTGGTTCAACGAACTCAATGGCGCCTTGAACGACACCCTGGACGATGACGCCTTTGCCGCACGCATCCACCGCAACGTGGCGCAGATGGCGGTACTGGCCCGGGAAATCCTGCAGCAGGCACGCCAACGCCACCCGGAGCTGTCCGACCACGGCCTGGACGCGCTGACGGCCGATGCCAGCGGCGAGGCGATCCTGACCGCCACGTGGTACGCCGACGCGGCGTGA